CGTGATCCCGCGGATCCTGTCGGGCAAGGAATGGGCCATCCTCGAAAAGGGCCTGAAACAGCGGGTGCGCGCGCTCAACATGTTCCTGCGCGACATCTATCACGGCCGCGACATCCTGCGCGCCAACATCATTCCCGACGACCTGATCTTCCAGAATCCAGTGTTCCGGCCGGAAATGAACGGCCAGGACGTGCCGCACGACGTCTATGTGCACATCGCCGGCATCGACATCGTCCGCGTCAATCCGGAAGAGTTCTTCGTGCTGGAGGACAATGCGCGCACGCCCTCCGGCGTTTCCTACATGCTGGAAAACCGCGAAATCATGATGCGGCTGTTTCCGGACCTGTTCGCCCGCCACCGTGTCGCACCGGTGGAAAAATATCCGGACGAATTGCTGTCGGCGCTGCGCTCGGTGGCGCCGCTCGGCGCCTCGGCCGAGCCGACGGTGGCGCTGATGACGCCCGGCGTCTACAATTCCGCCTATTACGAGCATTCGTTTCTCGCCGACAAGCTCGGCATCGAGCTGGTCGAGGGCCGCGACCTCATCGTCAAGAACGACGAGGTGTTCATGCGCACCACCGAGGGCCTGAAACGGGTCGACGTGATCTACCGCCGCGTCGACGACGACTTTCTCGATCCCCTCACCTTCCGCCCGGATTCGGCGCTCGGCGTACCCGGGCTGATGTCGGCCTATGCCGCCGGCAACATCACGCTCGCCAATGCTGTCGGCACCGGCATCGCCGACGACAAGGCGGTCTATTCCTACATGCCGGAGATCGTGAAGTTCTATCTCGGCGAGGAACCGATCCTGAAGAACGTGCCGACCTGGCGCTGCCGCGAGCCGAAGGATCTGTCCTATGTGCTCGACAACTTAAGCGAACTGGTGGTCAAGGAAGTGCACGGCTCCGGCGGCTACGGCATGCTGATCGGGCCGGCCGCGACCAAGGCCACCATCGAGGCGTTCCGCGACAAACTCAAGCGCGAGCCCGAAGGTTTCATCGCCCAGCCGACGCTGGCGCTGTCGACCTGCCCGACCTGCACCGAGTCCGGCCTCGCGCCGCGCCATGTCGACTTGCGGCCGTTCGTGCTGACCGGCAGCAACCACGTCACCATCGTGCCGGGCGGGCTGACGCGGGTAGCGCTGAAGGAAGGCTCGCTGGTGGTGAATTCCAGCCAGGGCGGCGGCACCAAGGACACGTGGATACTGGACGAGTAGGATTTGGATTCTGGACGAGTAGATCAAGCATGCTGTCGCGCACTGCCGAAAACCTGTACTGGCTGGCCCGCTATGTCGAACGCGCGGAATATCTCGCGCGCACCATCGAGGCGACGCTGCGTGTCACCGCGCTGCCGAACACCTATATCGGCAAGACCAACGAGTGGGACTCCGCGCTGCTGACCGCCGGCGTCAGCGCCAGTTTCTACGAACTCTACGACGAAGCCGACGAGCACAACGTCGTCGACTATCTTTCGTTTTCGCCGGCCAATCCCTCCTCGATCAAGAACTGCATCGAGAACGCCAGGCTGAATTCGCGCTCGGTGCGGACCGCGCTGACATCGGAGATGTGGGACACCATCAACTCGGCCTGGATCGACCTGCAGGAAGTCTGGGGCAAGGGCACCAAGACCCGGGAGGAACTGACGAAATTCCTGCGCTTCGTGCAGGAAACCTCGCTGCGCTTCGACGGCTCGGCCTACCGCACCATGCTGCGCAACGACGCCTACTGGTTC
The sequence above is drawn from the Bradyrhizobium sediminis genome and encodes:
- a CDS encoding circularly permuted type 2 ATP-grasp protein; this encodes MAVAFDEMNGPGGDLRPAYRELARWLKETPPDALEYRRQEAELLFRRIGITFAVYGDAEAQERLIPFDVIPRILSGKEWAILEKGLKQRVRALNMFLRDIYHGRDILRANIIPDDLIFQNPVFRPEMNGQDVPHDVYVHIAGIDIVRVNPEEFFVLEDNARTPSGVSYMLENREIMMRLFPDLFARHRVAPVEKYPDELLSALRSVAPLGASAEPTVALMTPGVYNSAYYEHSFLADKLGIELVEGRDLIVKNDEVFMRTTEGLKRVDVIYRRVDDDFLDPLTFRPDSALGVPGLMSAYAAGNITLANAVGTGIADDKAVYSYMPEIVKFYLGEEPILKNVPTWRCREPKDLSYVLDNLSELVVKEVHGSGGYGMLIGPAATKATIEAFRDKLKREPEGFIAQPTLALSTCPTCTESGLAPRHVDLRPFVLTGSNHVTIVPGGLTRVALKEGSLVVNSSQGGGTKDTWILDE
- a CDS encoding alpha-E domain-containing protein gives rise to the protein MLSRTAENLYWLARYVERAEYLARTIEATLRVTALPNTYIGKTNEWDSALLTAGVSASFYELYDEADEHNVVDYLSFSPANPSSIKNCIENARLNSRSVRTALTSEMWDTINSAWIDLQEVWGKGTKTREELTKFLRFVQETSLRFDGSAYRTMLRNDAYWFSRLGLHLERADNTARILDVKYHVLLPEEEHVGGPLDYYQWTSILRSVSALTAYHWVYRETLKPWLIADLLILNDSLPRSLASCYGNLVRNLDQIGVAYGRQGAAQRHARGVRNRLEHSHMDDIFQHGVHEFIQEFLADNSRLGEIITKQYLI